The genomic region TTTCAAATTAAACATAGaagattttctttaaaataaaattagctttcatttataaattcatttatGAGCAAGTATAAGTggttgtggggtgtgggggggcAAAGACCGGGGTTCAAGTATctaggagagagtttcacacatatatacatttagattaaactagagtagaatttttatcttgtataaaaaaacaaCATCCAAAATAGAACAAATCTCACAAATAATAAGGCAGGAttcaatgaaaatgaaaatttcatcagggacatttatttataagttattAGACGACGAAAAATAAGCACTCTATGGTGTTGGGTCCCTTATGATGATCAATCCCTAATATGGCCTTAACTTGGCCTAGTTTTGTGTCAATCTTAATAAATTGGATTGTATTTGACTTTGTGAGCCTGAGTTGATCAATCTTGTTGACTGGCTTCATGAACTCGATGGGTTTTTAGCAAAACTTCATGAGCCTAAGTTTAGCTGATTTTGTGGACTGAATTTTGTCAATATTATGGCTAAAATAATGGATTTTGGGCTTTGTCTACTTTTTAAGACAAGTAtgatcaaaacccaaagatGTGCAAAAAATGTCCTACCTATAAAGTATgaagttttaagaaattttaaattttatttagtaaataacTTGCAATTGAATGACAATTGGAATTTCGAACTCCTTATCCCCGTTTTATAAGATAGGGTAAATTCTACAAACCTCCTCTAACGTTTGGACTAATACCAATAAAGTctacaacatttaaaaaatgacCATTTTGGACCTTTTTCCCAAACGGTTTGTAACactgttacttttttttttttttgggttctttgttctttcctctctccagaatcgcctctctctctctgagtacAGAGTCCACAAAGCCAGCGATCACCAACCAACAACCACCAgcaaaaacccacaaaaccatCAACCACCAGCAAAGCAACGAcatcaacaaaacccacaaacccagaACCATCGACCACCGACCACCAACCaccaacaaaacccacaaacccatcAGCAATTCTGACCACCCCACAACAAACCCAGACCAGAAACacaaaccaaaacccacaaaaatccAACACACCCACAAAAAACCAAATTCTCTATCACCAATCCAAACCAAAACCTGACCCACTACAGAACCCACCGCCACAACACCACcgaaaagaggaagagagaagagaaattgCAAACCCACCACCATGGATTTGAGCAGAGGAGATTGAAATGTTGTCGGATTTAAGCGGATGAGAGTAAAACGTTACCGGTCTAAGCTTAAACATTGCCAGATCTAAGCAGGTTTTTGAAACTCCTCTCACTCACTACTCACTAAAACTCAAACTCACTGCTCAAAACATAGGCGGTGATAAACCACTGTGCCGGTGACTGAAACACACACCCATAACAATGGTGGCGACGAACGTGAAATCGGAGATGATGGCTCTAATGGACAAGGAGCGCCTTGAGGCCGAGATGAACACCATCGTCGACCGCCTCTACGGGCCTGGCGGCCCTAGCCTTTCCAGCAATCTCGTCGATTCCGAggtctctttcttctttatctttcaatttttgattttttgaaattgtgagTTGTGAGTGATAATATGTACtcagaggaagagagagagaggcgattttggagagaggaaagaacaaagaaaaaagtttgGGAAAAAGGACCAACATGACCACTTTTTAAATGTTGTGGACTTTATTGGTATTAGTCCAAACCTCCCCTTGTGGAATTTACCCTATTAGATATTTTGAGGTCAACTTGGAGGCTTAATTAGAGGTCCATTTTCCAGCAATTGCTTAGTTTCAAGATTTTTCGTTGATGCTATATTGAAGAAATGTatttcaacaacaaattattttccCATCACATGAatataatttcttattcaacaacactctttttttcataattttattgtCACTTCATATCATGCTTTAAGACAAAATTTTCGCTTCTCAATTGAATGAGAACTATAGAAAATCAATCCACACTTCCTACACTTTTCTATACTTAAGTGCTCTTACTTtagattcttaaaataaattcaatctcAAGAAACATGGGTAGAATCTAAGTTAAGGCACCTATGGGCCCGTTTGTTTTTCCATCTTaaattcacatttttacattttaaacaatattacatacattttcacatactttttcaccgacatgtatttcaaaaaattacaaaaatttcatctcaaactgctctACCAAACACCCTTTAAGAAACTCTACCTAAGTTTTAGCCATCAAATAATTCCTATCCATATGTTACATAATAATGCAAGAGTTCTGGTTGTAACCCGTGACATCATATGCATAATATGGCACACTAGGTTGATAATAATATGGCACACTAGCTTGATAAGTTGGCCAAATCATTGATTGTATTTCAGATTCACTGGATTTGGTCTCTTGCTTTGGTTTTCCCCCCTCAGCATTGACTAGCGAGACACTCGTTAACTCAGCAAATCCAACTTTCTTCCTCAGCAAAGATGTCAAGTTGACTGAATCAATGTCAtccccaacaacaacaatctgACTACTGTCATCACCTTGTAGAGAGACTGATTCCACACCTTaagaacccaaaagaaaaacaatatgcTCATTAGTTTTAAATTCCTAATCTATTTTAACAATGATCAGaatgaaagacaaaaaaagagaaattgagTACCTTGTAGACCAACTGCAATCTGCATGGCCTTAACCCGAGCATTCTTTTTGCCATTATTTAAGGTGACTCTGATCACTACCTTTTGCTGCAATAAAGTTTAGAAGTGTCAATTAATGACATAAAATGCTTGGAAGTACATAAGGAAcagaaattttaaataattgttCAGCATGGTATTCATCATTACCTTCATTTTCTTGGTCAGAGAGTTCAAATTCTTATCAGGGAGCTGCAGGGTGTTTTGTTTAGCTAGCTTATTCTGGGTGTTGTTGCTTAAtgtcacaaaaaaagaaaagaaaaaaggaatggATAAATGCCAGAGAGTTCAAAATCTTATCTGTGAGCAAACTGTGTTTAGCTAGCTAATTATTCTGGGTGTCGTAGCTTAATATATAGAGGTGTAAAGTTTAAGTTCACAGTTACACACGAAACAACCTTTTGTTTGTCCTGTCCAGAAAGTTTGGTCTACTTTTTTTGGTCTACTAGATGCGGCTTGCACGCGGCTTCTTTATGAAAGCCAATGAATTGTATGGTTTGCTTGACTTATAGTTAACGActatgatgcacggacacggCGCTAGAGGTGCGGCACCCACGTCCGACGCGGCAACGCGCGAGGGACGCTGTTGCTCGCGCGTCGGTGCCGCGTCGGGCAGCGTCtgccacgtttttttttttttttttttcagctgaCTCGCGCCGACTCGGTTTCGATTCGCGTCGATATGGGCCGTATCGGCAGTATCGGGTCGTATCGGCCGGTGACCAAAATGGCCGAAATAGCCGAAACAGGCCCAAAACGGCCGAAATAGGCCAAAATCGGCATTGAgtgagacccaaaaacccttaagttgtcattcctcaattttattttgaatatttgttgcttcttttgtgttttctttttggttttgtgttttgttttgtgtttcttgctttcttctttctttgtttgtgaatcaaggcatagtaatatgtttcttaagaatattttaatagtaaaaatatatagaaaatataaataaaaatatttttaataattttttaattgccgagtcctgCCGTACTCGCacccacttttttcaaaaattgtcgaGTCCCGCACTCGCACCCGCGCCggtacccgcacccgcacctgCACCCGCGCCCGCGCCCGCACCCATGCTTCATAGGTTAACGAGGTCAAATCCAAATATAAGGACTGTCACAATTTGTGTGGACTGTGAAGTTTGAACTGGATCCATTTCACTTCAAATTCTAAGATGATAAGTTGTCACATCACATGATAATccatttacttcttttttttttttttttttttaaattttcatttgtttgtcaTTTTAGAGGAACAATAACCTAGTTTTATacatttcaataattttctcatatttttctcatcaatatatatatatatatatatatatatatatattaataagcaaatttcaaattacagtctaattttgtgtcatgtgtcctaaagtaattattttaagagggttttatttcttaattttagaataaaatgtgggaccatatcataaatattaattcaagtgagttattgagtacaaaaatcaaagagactAGAATGAACGaatcgttaaaaaaaaaaaggtgcttcacaacaacaaaaattaagaagtaattaaaaaataaaatggacaatttatattttatacctaataatattcttacaagactttttaaaaagttaacaaaataaaagaatgaccactaatagtatttaaattatatatataagaattatactatccatctttttaaatattttgaagtGTATCCACGCACGTGTAtgaggttacaagctagtatatataaaagtagaaacCTCATGCGGGAGTACATGAGGTCTTGCTATGTAacactctaattttgcatttagcatttttaacatcTTTTTATTAAGTCCTTTTTACAGTTACCTAATAGATTatagtaatttctttttatagttatataaaaatatggGCTGCTCTTAGCAATTAGACCAAATGTTATTCTCTACAAAATGGGCTACCTAttaaaatcaaaccaaaccaaacctcaTGAAATGTCCAAGTCTAGTTATTACTTTACATATTGTGACCCAGGTATCTGATCCTTCCTACATGTAGATCAAAACCAAAATTCTTACCCacttacaaactctcttctGCCTCTCCCATGTGCAAATGATAGTTTTAGAAAATCTCATGCTCATGAAAGCATGTCTATGCAATTTATGTAGGAAAATTCTCTTTGTCATCGACTAGtgcaaaaatatattgttagaacatatgttattgtaaattggctaatcgtttgacaaaatgcactttacttgtaattgggtagatctaggatgagtttagtacttcaaggtacaagagttcaagtctagtattgaagccatgcaagtttgtccaagaagcaagtgaagaagtgttgttcattaaaccttgacagataatatttatcgaggtttaatgctTGTGCTCGACAGAAACAATCTATCGAGAATTTCGAAATTTAGATTTCTAGATTtgttttcacgcatatccaagtgtatttgtgtagaatttcttttctcacaaccctagacatatataaggactattttaagagccgtcaaaGGTAATGTAAAGTGATGCAACTTAATGCAAATTGATCGTGCATGCAAATTATGAATGAAGACAAAATTTGCCatagttcatcatattctttgtagaagctactgcgtctttgcgccaagggttttgtaatcaaggagcttcttgatcttcatcgtttgGATGAACTGatgaactttgcagccaacattttcctcaagttggtgtgttagtcacgtacttggattcgtgcatcaattggttagtcacgtattgagagCCATGTATtgaaagaagagattgtcactacattataagtccaattgggtattgggataagagTTCTACTGTAGGTAGGTGttaggtactaggattccttttacttgtaaccgcttgttttgataatagtagattcttggaagtggtgaccttaaattcatccGGTGGagttttgccttggtggtttttctcattcgtaaacaaatcatctgggtcaaatttattttccgttatattgaacttagttggtgatttgtttatgctaccatgtttattgcatgtaattgaatctaattaatttcacttggctaattaatttggttaagTTACCAAAgtggtcaatacattcttggcctatcatttATATAAATCTTGAGATTCCTAAGGTTAATGAAATAATTGACtaatgcatattttaaaattattaataacaaaatttctTTGATAAATAACATATACTATCTTACAAAATATCATttacataatattttctttaaaaaaatttaacgatagaaatggtaaaaaacatgattctatacaagaaagataaaaaatacatgcaaaacaattttcataggATATCTTTAAAGAATATGAAGACAATAGAAGAGATCaaatgcat from Castanea sativa cultivar Marrone di Chiusa Pesio chromosome 11, ASM4071231v1 harbors:
- the LOC142614768 gene encoding heavy metal-associated isoprenylated plant protein 46-like → MKQKVVIRVTLNNGKKNARVKAMQIAVGLQGVESVSLQGDDSSQIVVVGDDIDSVNLTSLLRKKVGFAELTSVSLVNAEGGKPKQETKSSESEIQSMIWPTYQASVPYYYQPSVPYYAYDVTGYNQNSCIIM